The Streptomyces cynarae genome contains a region encoding:
- a CDS encoding DoxX family protein — translation MTCFDRRDVGLLLLRLGTGAVLAAHGAQKLFGWFGGGGLEGTGQWMESVGYRPGKQNALVSGLVEAGGGTLMALGLATPAAGAAVAGGMAGAAAVLAPQGFFAQGGGLEYPVSLGLTAASLAVTGPGRLSLDALSGHAFNRDWMVPAAFAATAAGTALVVGARAKRLRQKSEGEQDALFEE, via the coding sequence ATGACTTGTTTCGACCGACGTGACGTGGGGCTGCTCCTGCTCAGGCTGGGGACCGGCGCGGTGCTGGCGGCGCACGGCGCGCAGAAGCTGTTCGGCTGGTTCGGCGGGGGCGGGCTCGAGGGCACCGGGCAGTGGATGGAGTCCGTCGGCTATCGGCCCGGGAAGCAGAACGCGCTGGTCTCCGGGCTGGTGGAGGCGGGCGGCGGCACGCTGATGGCGCTGGGCCTCGCGACACCGGCGGCGGGCGCCGCGGTGGCCGGCGGGATGGCGGGGGCGGCTGCCGTGCTCGCCCCGCAGGGCTTCTTCGCCCAGGGCGGCGGTCTCGAATACCCGGTGTCCCTCGGCCTGACGGCGGCGAGCCTGGCGGTCACGGGACCGGGCCGGCTCTCCCTGGACGCGTTGTCCGGTCACGCCTTCAACCGCGACTGGATGGTCCCGGCGGCGTTCGCGGCGACGGCGGCGGGGACGGCGTTGGTGGTCGGGGCGCGGGCCAAGCGGCTGCGGCAGAAGTCGGAGGGCGAGCAGGACGCGCTCTTCGAGGAGTGA
- a CDS encoding aldo/keto reductase has product MESIEHVRTLGRSGIRVSALGFGCWAIGGEWASLDGQPLGWGKVDDEESVRAVRRALDLGVTFFDTADAYGTGHSERVLARALGKRRADVVVATKWGNLIDEERRLLTGSDDSPAYARRALTASLRRLDTDYIDLYQLHLSDADPERAAELRETCEEFVREGLIRAYAWSTDDPVRAAVFAEGEHCAAVQHRLNILQDAPELLALCEGSNLASINRSPLAMGLLTGKHTPGRALEAGDIRNAPPAWLPGFTEGGGADAEWLRRVEALRDVLTSGGRTLAQGALAWIWARSPLTVPIPGFRSVAQAEENAGALAKGPLTAAQLAEVERILGR; this is encoded by the coding sequence ATGGAGAGCATCGAGCACGTCAGGACCCTGGGAAGAAGCGGTATCCGGGTCAGCGCCCTCGGCTTCGGCTGCTGGGCCATCGGAGGTGAGTGGGCGTCCCTCGACGGACAGCCCCTGGGCTGGGGGAAGGTCGATGACGAGGAGTCCGTACGGGCCGTACGACGCGCCCTCGACCTCGGTGTCACCTTCTTCGACACGGCCGACGCCTACGGCACCGGCCACAGCGAGCGCGTCCTCGCGCGCGCCCTCGGCAAACGGCGCGCCGACGTGGTCGTCGCCACCAAGTGGGGCAACCTCATCGACGAGGAACGCCGGCTGCTCACCGGCAGCGACGACTCACCGGCGTACGCCCGCCGCGCACTGACCGCCTCCCTGCGCCGCCTCGACACCGATTACATCGACCTCTATCAGCTGCACCTGTCCGACGCGGACCCCGAGCGAGCGGCCGAACTCCGCGAGACCTGCGAGGAGTTCGTACGGGAAGGGCTCATCCGCGCGTACGCGTGGAGCACCGACGACCCGGTCCGCGCCGCCGTGTTCGCCGAAGGGGAGCACTGTGCGGCCGTCCAGCACCGCCTGAACATCCTTCAGGACGCTCCCGAACTCCTCGCCCTGTGCGAGGGGTCGAACCTCGCGAGCATCAACCGCAGCCCCCTCGCCATGGGCCTGCTGACCGGCAAGCACACCCCCGGGCGCGCCCTGGAGGCCGGCGACATCCGCAACGCGCCGCCCGCGTGGCTGCCGGGCTTCACCGAGGGCGGCGGCGCGGACGCCGAGTGGCTGCGGCGCGTCGAAGCGCTCCGGGACGTCCTCACCAGCGGCGGCCGTACGCTCGCCCAGGGCGCCCTCGCCTGGATCTGGGCCCGCAGCCCGCTCACCGTCCCCATCCCGGGCTTCCGCTCGGTCGCCCAGGCCGAGGAGAACGCCGGCGCGCTCGCGAAGGGGCCGCTCACCGCCGCGCAACTGGCCGAGGTGGAGCGGATCCTGGGGCGGTGA
- a CDS encoding D-alanyl-D-alanine carboxypeptidase family protein produces the protein MRFSSSLSPCDARLPRRAVFGLAAAAPLALAAPAPASASGAPVIGGERLGLAGVQVQGGAPLPKKLTARAWLVADHDSGEVLAACDAHRRLAPASTLKMLFADTVLGKFERNQTHTVTDADLADIPEGSSLVGIKPGITYTVEQLWLGVFLRSGNDAVHVLSHMNGGIAKTVAEMQARAEDMQALDTHVMSPDGFDHPGQLSSAYDLTLFARHGLRNGDFRGYCSTRLANFPAGGKKTFQIQNTDRLLTGAWGLGAYKGLIGVKNGYTSDAGNTFTGAATRGGRTLLVTVMHPEPGGNGVYQETAALLDWGFAHAGKVQPVGTLAEPLSEGGAKGAPAPGKQASAHGAGAAGNGGSSWGLIGGAGGVAALLAAGSTRCVGAGAGGAEPRRTAVTGVDPGRSSGSRSAVRRVPRGPTRGPPLPDHGTAATPLGVAYGIPVLQM, from the coding sequence GTGCGTTTTTCCTCTTCGCTTTCCCCGTGCGACGCGCGGCTGCCGCGGCGCGCCGTGTTCGGGCTCGCTGCCGCCGCGCCGCTGGCTCTGGCCGCGCCCGCGCCCGCGTCCGCCTCCGGGGCCCCGGTCATCGGTGGCGAACGGCTGGGCCTGGCCGGAGTCCAGGTGCAGGGGGGCGCCCCGCTGCCGAAGAAGCTCACCGCCCGCGCCTGGCTCGTCGCCGACCACGACAGCGGTGAGGTGCTCGCCGCGTGCGACGCGCACCGGCGGCTCGCCCCCGCCTCCACGCTGAAGATGCTGTTCGCGGACACCGTGCTGGGGAAGTTCGAGCGGAACCAGACCCACACGGTGACCGACGCCGACCTCGCGGACATCCCCGAAGGGTCCAGCCTCGTCGGGATCAAGCCCGGAATCACGTACACCGTCGAACAGTTGTGGCTCGGTGTCTTCCTGCGCTCCGGCAACGACGCGGTCCATGTCCTCAGTCATATGAACGGCGGGATCGCGAAGACCGTCGCCGAGATGCAGGCCCGGGCCGAGGACATGCAAGCCCTCGACACCCATGTGATGAGCCCCGACGGCTTCGACCACCCCGGGCAGCTCTCCTCCGCGTACGACCTGACGCTGTTCGCCCGCCACGGCCTCAGGAACGGCGACTTCCGCGGCTACTGCTCGACCCGCCTCGCGAACTTCCCGGCGGGTGGGAAGAAGACCTTCCAGATCCAGAACACCGACCGCCTGCTGACCGGTGCCTGGGGTCTCGGCGCCTACAAGGGCCTCATCGGCGTCAAGAACGGGTACACCAGCGACGCGGGCAACACCTTCACCGGCGCCGCCACGCGCGGCGGGCGCACCCTCCTCGTGACCGTCATGCACCCCGAGCCCGGCGGCAACGGCGTCTACCAGGAGACCGCCGCCCTGCTCGACTGGGGCTTCGCACACGCCGGGAAGGTCCAGCCCGTGGGCACCCTGGCGGAGCCCCTCAGCGAGGGCGGGGCGAAGGGGGCGCCCGCGCCGGGGAAGCAGGCGTCGGCTCATGGGGCGGGCGCCGCGGGGAACGGTGGTTCGTCGTGGGGGCTGATCGGCGGGGCCGGGGGAGTGGCGGCGCTGCTGGCGGCGGGGTCTACGCGCTGCGTGGGCGCGGGCGCGGGCGGCGCAGAGCCGCGGAGGACGGCCGTCACCGGCGTTGATCCGGGGCGAAGCTCGGGCAGCCGTTCCGCGGTCCGGCGCGTACCCCGCGGTCCCACGCGAGGTCCCCCCCTGCCGGACCACGGAACGGCTGCCACCCCCCTTGGTGTGGCCTACGGAATCCCAGTGCTCCAAAT